One genomic region from Arthrobacter sp. FB24 encodes:
- a CDS encoding XdhC family protein → MRDVLAAMTPGWLQGGTAGLATVVRTFRSAPRPPGAAMLVTATGEVFGSVSGGCVEGAVYELATQVKADHRPVLVSYGVSDDDAFSVGLTCGGTIEVFVEPISQQTFAELDRVREDIETSRPVGVATVIEHPDPGWLGRHLVVRPSGFEGGLGSVRADHAVGDDTQGLLAAGRNSVLTYGPDGERLDTGMSVFFASYAPRPRMLVFGAIDFAAALARLGTFLGYQVTVCDARAVFATQARFPDAAEVVRAWPHHYLSEQLARGLLDERTVICVLTHDPKFDVPVLEAALRGRPVAYIGAMGSRRTHNDRMERLRAAGLSDEQLLKLHSPVGLDLGARTPEETAVSIGAEIIALQWGGSGEPLGSRAERIHHDETPGRATDTAVPAPQTDP, encoded by the coding sequence ATGCGTGACGTTCTCGCCGCCATGACGCCGGGCTGGCTGCAGGGTGGCACCGCCGGTTTGGCTACCGTCGTGCGGACTTTCCGTTCCGCACCGAGGCCCCCGGGCGCTGCCATGCTGGTCACGGCCACCGGCGAAGTCTTCGGCTCGGTCTCGGGAGGCTGCGTCGAGGGTGCCGTCTACGAGCTTGCCACACAGGTGAAGGCCGACCACCGCCCGGTCCTGGTGAGCTACGGCGTCAGCGACGACGACGCCTTCTCGGTCGGGTTGACCTGCGGCGGCACTATTGAGGTGTTTGTAGAGCCAATTTCGCAGCAAACCTTCGCGGAGCTGGACCGGGTCCGTGAGGACATCGAGACATCCCGCCCGGTAGGAGTTGCCACCGTGATCGAGCACCCCGATCCCGGCTGGCTGGGCCGCCACCTCGTCGTCCGGCCCAGCGGATTCGAAGGCGGGCTGGGTTCGGTCAGGGCCGATCACGCCGTCGGCGACGACACCCAGGGCCTGCTGGCAGCCGGCCGGAATTCCGTCCTGACTTACGGCCCTGACGGCGAGCGCCTCGACACCGGCATGTCCGTGTTCTTCGCCAGTTACGCGCCGCGGCCGCGGATGCTGGTCTTCGGAGCCATCGACTTTGCCGCGGCACTGGCACGGTTGGGTACCTTCCTGGGCTATCAGGTCACCGTTTGTGACGCCCGCGCCGTATTTGCCACCCAAGCGCGGTTCCCCGACGCCGCGGAGGTGGTCCGTGCTTGGCCGCACCATTACCTCTCCGAGCAGCTCGCCCGGGGGCTTCTCGACGAGCGGACCGTGATTTGTGTCCTGACCCACGACCCCAAGTTCGATGTCCCGGTGCTGGAGGCGGCCCTTCGAGGCCGTCCCGTCGCATACATCGGTGCGATGGGCTCCCGGCGCACGCACAACGATCGGATGGAAAGGCTTCGCGCTGCAGGCCTGAGCGACGAGCAACTGCTGAAACTGCACAGTCCCGTTGGCCTGGACCTGGGGGCGCGCACTCCCGAAGAAACAGCGGTATCGATCGGGGCCGAGATCATCGCCCTGCAATGGGGTGGCAGCGGTGAGCCGCTGGGGTCCCGAGCGGAGCGGATCCATCACGACGAAACGCCCGGGCGGGCCACTGACACGGCAGTCCCCGCGCCACAGACGGATCCATAA
- a CDS encoding AAA family ATPase, with translation MNNAARSGAEEDVQQLVPDVPSLMAALDDVDYLADVGLATALFLAVRLPQPILLEGEAGVGKTEAAKALAHVLNTPLFRLQCYEGIDAGEALYEWNHQRQLLGIRLAEVRDAALNESDLFGPQYLLRRPLLQAIEHPGPRPAVLLLDEIDRADAEFEAFTFELLAEAAVTIPELGTIRATHPPVVVLTSNRTRDLHDALTRRCLYHWIDYPVPARIAEIVRRRVPGSAGPLAQEAASAITKMRSLDMAKPPGIAEAIDWVSALSVLGITHIDAPTVEKTWGSIVKNRDDLELVGARGAAWLVGDGHG, from the coding sequence GTGAACAACGCTGCGCGCAGTGGCGCGGAAGAAGATGTGCAGCAGCTGGTTCCTGACGTTCCGTCGCTAATGGCTGCACTTGACGACGTCGACTACCTCGCCGACGTCGGACTGGCCACGGCGCTGTTCCTGGCCGTGCGTTTGCCCCAGCCCATCCTGCTGGAAGGAGAAGCGGGGGTGGGCAAGACGGAGGCTGCGAAGGCGCTGGCCCACGTGCTCAACACTCCCCTGTTCCGGCTGCAGTGCTATGAGGGGATTGACGCAGGTGAAGCGCTCTATGAATGGAACCACCAGCGCCAGCTGCTCGGGATCCGGCTGGCAGAAGTCCGCGACGCAGCCCTGAACGAGTCGGACCTCTTCGGGCCGCAGTACCTGCTGCGCCGGCCGCTGCTCCAGGCAATCGAACATCCCGGACCGCGCCCGGCCGTGCTGCTGCTTGACGAGATCGACAGGGCTGACGCCGAATTCGAGGCGTTCACCTTCGAACTGCTGGCAGAGGCGGCTGTGACCATCCCGGAACTGGGCACCATCCGGGCCACGCATCCGCCGGTTGTGGTCCTCACGTCCAACCGGACGAGGGACCTGCATGACGCGCTCACGCGCCGCTGCCTCTATCACTGGATCGACTACCCCGTGCCCGCGCGGATTGCCGAGATCGTGCGGCGCCGTGTCCCCGGAAGCGCCGGTCCCCTGGCACAGGAGGCAGCGTCCGCCATCACGAAGATGCGTTCACTGGACATGGCCAAGCCTCCCGGGATCGCCGAAGCGATCGACTGGGTCTCCGCTTTGTCGGTGCTCGGCATCACGCACATCGATGCGCCCACCGTGGAGAAGACCTGGGGCTCGATCGTCAAGAACAGGGACGACCTTGAGCTCGTGGGAGCGCGTGGCGCGGCCTGGCTGGTCGGGGACGGCCATGGCTGA
- a CDS encoding SRPBCC family protein — MQIDSAFSVVAPIDKVWDTLMDFQRVAGCVPGAQVLNKLSDDAYQIGMKVKLGPVSMQYKGQMSVLERNAGEHRAVFQGRAQETRGQGTAEATVTLRLAEAQGSTQGTVSADLALSGKAAAMGKSVIGGVTEQMMALFAANLQTLLAEPAGEAPGEAGQEAPPAPLSGSLGAPVAALSAPLSPSAPSPPSQPDNSLNALLLAKRMLNDQLSNPGKLIGLLAAVAFCAYRLGRRAGLRSGRP, encoded by the coding sequence ATGCAAATAGACAGCGCTTTCTCCGTAGTCGCTCCAATCGACAAAGTCTGGGACACGCTCATGGACTTCCAGCGCGTGGCCGGATGCGTTCCAGGGGCTCAGGTCCTGAACAAGCTTTCCGACGACGCCTATCAGATAGGGATGAAGGTGAAGCTGGGACCGGTTTCCATGCAGTACAAAGGGCAGATGTCCGTCCTCGAACGGAACGCCGGCGAACACCGCGCGGTGTTCCAGGGCCGGGCGCAGGAAACCCGAGGCCAAGGTACGGCCGAAGCCACTGTGACCCTGCGCCTGGCAGAGGCGCAAGGTTCGACGCAGGGTACGGTCAGCGCCGACCTGGCCCTGTCCGGAAAGGCCGCCGCAATGGGGAAAAGCGTCATCGGCGGCGTCACCGAGCAGATGATGGCGCTGTTCGCCGCCAACCTGCAGACGCTGCTGGCGGAACCTGCCGGGGAGGCACCGGGCGAGGCCGGGCAGGAAGCACCGCCGGCACCTCTTTCCGGGTCACTTGGGGCACCTGTTGCCGCACTATCCGCACCGTTGTCGCCGTCTGCCCCGTCGCCACCTTCGCAGCCCGACAACAGCCTGAATGCACTTTTGCTGGCTAAGAGAATGCTCAACGATCAGCTCAGCAACCCCGGGAAACTCATCGGGCTGCTTGCCGCCGTAGCGTTTTGTGCTTATCGACTGGGCCGCCGTGCGGGGCTGCGCTCGGGCCGGCCCTGA
- the ligD gene encoding non-homologous end-joining DNA ligase encodes MASESTTLTVGGPNGPRDMRISSPGRVLWPDLGLTKLDLARYLAEVGDAFIAANGGRPVALQRFSDNVDGEQFFSKNPPKGTPDFIRSVKVVFPSARSHPMLVLDEPAAAVWAAQMNTVVFHPWPSRAENTDNPDQLRIDLDPQPGTDFDDAIPAALELKEVLAEAGLATFIKTSGNRGLHVYAPVEPAFEFLDVRHAVIAAARELERRMPDKVTTAWWKEERGERVFVDFNQANRDRTIAGAYSPRALGHAPVSCPITWDELGSADPKDFTILTVPERLRTVGDPWADMNANPGKIDVLLEWWERDVGSGLGELPFPPDYPKMPGEPPRVQPSRARKKD; translated from the coding sequence ATGGCGAGCGAATCCACCACCCTCACCGTCGGGGGCCCGAACGGCCCCCGCGACATGCGGATCTCAAGTCCCGGCCGTGTCCTATGGCCGGATCTCGGGCTGACCAAGCTGGACCTTGCGCGCTACCTCGCGGAGGTGGGTGACGCCTTTATCGCGGCGAACGGCGGACGTCCCGTTGCCCTGCAGCGGTTTTCGGACAACGTCGACGGCGAGCAGTTCTTCTCCAAAAATCCACCCAAGGGCACGCCGGACTTCATCCGGTCGGTGAAGGTGGTCTTTCCGAGTGCGCGTTCTCACCCGATGCTGGTCCTGGACGAACCGGCCGCCGCCGTCTGGGCTGCCCAGATGAACACCGTGGTGTTCCACCCCTGGCCGTCGCGTGCCGAAAACACGGACAACCCGGACCAGTTGCGGATCGACCTGGACCCCCAGCCGGGAACCGACTTCGACGACGCCATCCCTGCAGCCCTGGAGCTGAAGGAGGTGCTCGCGGAAGCCGGACTCGCCACCTTTATCAAGACCTCGGGGAACCGCGGCCTCCACGTCTATGCGCCGGTGGAGCCGGCTTTTGAGTTCCTGGATGTCCGCCACGCAGTCATCGCCGCCGCCCGTGAACTGGAGCGGCGGATGCCGGACAAGGTCACCACGGCCTGGTGGAAGGAAGAACGCGGCGAACGGGTGTTCGTGGACTTCAACCAGGCAAACCGCGACCGCACCATCGCCGGCGCCTACAGCCCCCGTGCACTGGGCCACGCCCCGGTGTCCTGCCCGATCACCTGGGACGAACTGGGCAGTGCGGACCCGAAGGATTTCACCATTCTCACCGTCCCCGAACGGCTCCGGACTGTCGGGGACCCGTGGGCGGACATGAACGCCAACCCGGGAAAAATTGACGTGCTGCTCGAGTGGTGGGAGCGCGACGTCGGCTCCGGACTGGGGGAGCTTCCGTTCCCGCCGGACTACCCCAAGATGCCAGGTGAACCTCCGCGGGTTCAGCCCAGCAGGGCCCGCAAGAAGGACTAA
- a CDS encoding alpha-amylase family glycosyl hydrolase, whose protein sequence is MIEAAGVDQAARQRALSALAAQEDLMSRGQDSVDFRRRLDRHFPDLYRLFHTLYGRRPDFDEQLTALVLQTARSWNERPADLKALDAEREHHAGWFLANTMLGGVCYVDRYAEDLEGVRARIPYFKELGLTYLHLMPLFLAPEPHSDGGYAVSSYRQVNPKLGTMEQLRELAAELRSNGISLVVDFIFNHTSDEHAWAKRAAAGDPGYSDYYWIYPDRAMPDAFEQNVREIFPENHPGSFIQMEDGRWVWATFHTYQWDLNYSNPDVFRAMAGEMLFLANQGVDILRMDAVAFIWKQLGTPCENLPEAHTLLQAFNAVCRLAAPSLLFKSEAIVHPDEVALYIDPAECQLSYNPLQMALIWESMATRDVSLLSQALERRHNIPEGTSWVNYVRSHDDIGWTFADEDAAELGINGFDHRRFLNAFYVNRFPGSFARGVPFQDNPRTGDCRISGTTASLCGLEGGTGQAVDRILLAHSVTFSTGGIPLLYLGDEVGQLNDYGYALEEGHGADSRWVHRPHYPAERYAKRQDPAAPEGAVFEGIRAMISARSATPEFAGTRLVHFDTNNRGVLGYQRPGEGTLILVLANFSDGNQTITAQTLSGFAPGAVDLLTGNPVRIEGGVSLRPQEFRWLRVTPAGG, encoded by the coding sequence ATGATTGAAGCCGCTGGTGTGGACCAGGCAGCGAGGCAACGTGCACTGAGCGCGCTGGCTGCGCAGGAGGACCTCATGTCCCGCGGACAGGACAGTGTGGACTTCCGGCGGCGCCTCGACCGTCATTTTCCTGACCTGTACCGGCTCTTCCACACCCTGTATGGCAGGCGCCCGGACTTCGATGAGCAGTTGACGGCGCTGGTCCTCCAGACGGCCCGTTCCTGGAACGAACGCCCGGCGGACCTCAAAGCCCTGGACGCAGAACGGGAACACCATGCCGGGTGGTTCCTCGCCAACACCATGCTAGGCGGCGTCTGCTACGTCGACCGCTATGCGGAGGACCTCGAGGGAGTCCGCGCCCGGATTCCGTATTTCAAAGAGCTCGGCCTCACCTACCTGCATCTGATGCCGCTGTTCCTGGCACCTGAACCGCATTCCGACGGCGGGTACGCCGTCTCCAGTTACCGCCAGGTCAACCCGAAACTGGGGACCATGGAACAGCTGCGTGAACTGGCCGCTGAGCTGCGGTCCAACGGCATCAGCCTGGTGGTTGACTTCATTTTCAACCACACCTCGGATGAGCACGCGTGGGCAAAGCGGGCCGCGGCGGGCGATCCCGGGTACAGCGATTACTACTGGATCTACCCGGACCGGGCCATGCCGGACGCTTTCGAGCAGAATGTGCGCGAGATCTTCCCGGAGAACCACCCGGGGTCCTTCATCCAGATGGAGGACGGCCGCTGGGTCTGGGCCACGTTCCACACGTACCAGTGGGACCTGAACTACTCCAATCCGGACGTCTTCCGGGCCATGGCCGGGGAGATGCTCTTCCTGGCCAACCAGGGTGTGGACATCCTGCGGATGGATGCAGTCGCCTTCATCTGGAAGCAGCTCGGAACCCCGTGCGAGAACCTCCCCGAAGCCCACACCCTGCTGCAGGCCTTCAACGCCGTCTGCCGCCTGGCCGCGCCGTCGCTGCTGTTCAAGTCCGAGGCGATCGTCCACCCCGACGAAGTGGCGCTGTACATCGATCCGGCAGAGTGCCAGCTTTCCTACAACCCGCTGCAGATGGCGCTGATCTGGGAGTCGATGGCCACCCGCGATGTGTCGCTCCTGTCGCAGGCCCTCGAACGCAGGCACAACATTCCGGAAGGCACTTCGTGGGTGAACTACGTACGCAGCCACGACGATATCGGCTGGACCTTCGCGGACGAGGACGCCGCGGAACTGGGCATCAACGGCTTCGACCACCGACGCTTCCTCAACGCCTTCTACGTCAATCGCTTCCCTGGCAGCTTCGCGCGCGGCGTTCCCTTCCAGGACAACCCGCGTACGGGTGATTGCCGCATCTCCGGCACGACGGCGTCGCTCTGCGGTCTGGAGGGCGGCACCGGCCAGGCGGTGGACCGGATCCTGCTCGCCCATTCGGTAACCTTCAGCACCGGCGGCATCCCCCTTCTCTACCTTGGCGATGAGGTGGGACAGCTCAATGACTACGGCTACGCCCTCGAGGAAGGCCACGGCGCGGACAGCCGCTGGGTTCACCGCCCGCACTACCCTGCCGAGAGGTACGCAAAGCGCCAGGACCCGGCCGCACCCGAAGGTGCGGTGTTTGAGGGCATTCGCGCCATGATCTCGGCGCGGTCAGCAACCCCGGAATTCGCCGGAACCCGGCTGGTCCACTTCGACACCAATAACCGCGGCGTCCTGGGCTACCAGCGGCCGGGCGAAGGAACCCTGATCCTGGTCCTCGCCAACTTCAGCGACGGAAACCAGACCATCACCGCGCAGACCCTTTCCGGATTCGCGCCCGGGGCAGTGGACCTGCTGACCGGCAACCCGGTGCGGATAGAAGGAGGGGTCAGTCTCCGGCCACAGGAGTTCCGCTGGCTGCGGGTCACCCCGGCCGGCGGCTGA
- a CDS encoding XdhC family protein — protein MQATGETLAARATELISRREPFVRATVVRAQRPTSAHAGDNALILSTGEMNGFVGGNCVEASVREYSLKALAAQEPLLLRVVPGEPSHRSEEGAVEVSNPCLSGGAVEIFLEPHIPAPRVLVVGTTPVAQALASLGAGVGLQMELTDGQAADPRPDDAALIVASHGREEEGALEGALRAGVPYVALVASEVRGAAVLASLDVDESLRSRVFSPAGLDLGARTPGEIAVSILAQLIAERAKGRHPAAGQSAPATAIDPVCGMTVAAVESTLHLEHGGTTIYFCSRGCYEAFRKDPERYDASR, from the coding sequence ATGCAGGCCACGGGAGAAACCCTTGCGGCAAGGGCAACGGAACTCATCAGCCGCCGGGAGCCCTTCGTCCGTGCCACGGTTGTGCGGGCGCAGCGGCCCACGAGCGCACACGCCGGTGACAACGCCCTGATCCTGTCCACCGGGGAAATGAATGGCTTCGTGGGCGGAAACTGCGTCGAAGCCTCCGTGCGGGAATATAGCCTGAAGGCACTCGCAGCCCAGGAGCCATTGTTGCTCCGCGTTGTGCCCGGCGAGCCGTCGCACCGGAGCGAGGAAGGCGCCGTCGAGGTGTCAAACCCCTGCCTCAGCGGAGGAGCGGTGGAAATCTTCCTCGAGCCGCACATCCCGGCGCCGCGGGTCCTAGTGGTCGGCACAACCCCGGTGGCCCAGGCCCTGGCTTCACTCGGAGCCGGAGTCGGCCTGCAGATGGAACTGACCGACGGGCAGGCGGCCGACCCCCGGCCCGACGACGCCGCCCTGATCGTCGCTTCCCACGGCAGGGAGGAAGAAGGTGCGCTGGAAGGCGCCCTGCGTGCCGGGGTGCCCTACGTCGCGCTGGTTGCCAGCGAGGTGCGGGGCGCCGCCGTCCTGGCATCCCTGGACGTGGACGAATCTTTGCGCTCCCGTGTGTTCAGCCCGGCAGGGCTGGACCTGGGAGCCCGCACCCCGGGCGAGATCGCCGTGTCCATCCTCGCGCAGCTCATTGCCGAACGGGCCAAGGGACGGCACCCGGCGGCTGGACAAAGCGCACCGGCGACGGCCATTGACCCTGTGTGCGGGATGACTGTTGCCGCCGTCGAGTCAACGCTGCACCTCGAGCACGGCGGCACCACCATTTATTTCTGTTCCCGGGGATGCTACGAGGCATTCCGCAAAGATCCGGAACGCTATGACGCCTCCCGCTGA
- a CDS encoding L-threonylcarbamoyladenylate synthase yields MARYFDVHPDDPQPRAIGQIVELLRSGGLIAYPTDSCYALGAQLGNREALDRIRAIRQLDNKHHFTLVCKDFAQLGQFVQIDNDVFRSIKAVTPGSYTFILPATKEVPKRLLHPKKKTVGVRIPDNAVVQALLAELGEPLLSSTLLLPDEEEPLTQGWEIKERLDHVVDAVVDSGDCGAEPTTVIDFSSGSAEVVRHGMGDPSRFE; encoded by the coding sequence ATGGCGAGATACTTTGACGTGCACCCCGACGATCCCCAGCCCCGTGCAATTGGCCAGATAGTGGAGCTCTTGCGGTCCGGCGGACTGATCGCATATCCCACCGACTCCTGCTATGCCCTCGGTGCGCAGCTCGGTAACCGCGAGGCCCTGGACCGTATCCGTGCCATTCGGCAGCTGGACAACAAACACCACTTCACCCTGGTCTGCAAGGATTTTGCCCAGCTGGGCCAGTTCGTCCAGATCGACAACGATGTGTTCCGCAGCATCAAGGCAGTCACCCCGGGCAGCTACACCTTCATCCTTCCCGCCACGAAGGAAGTGCCCAAGCGCCTGCTGCACCCGAAGAAGAAGACCGTGGGCGTCCGCATCCCGGACAACGCCGTGGTCCAGGCGCTGCTGGCCGAGCTGGGCGAGCCCCTGCTCTCCAGCACGCTGCTGCTGCCCGACGAGGAGGAGCCGCTGACCCAGGGCTGGGAAATCAAGGAACGGCTGGACCACGTGGTGGATGCAGTGGTTGATTCCGGGGACTGCGGTGCGGAACCGACCACGGTCATCGACTTCTCGAGCGGTTCGGCGGAAGTAGTGCGCCACGGCATGGGCGATCCGTCCCGGTTCGAGTAG
- a CDS encoding alpha/beta hydrolase family protein, giving the protein MPVPESRLTITVGDVQVSGIYARPEKPFATLVLAHGAGAGMEHPFMAGFTNALNDDGVATLRFNFPYREAGRKFPDRPPLAIATWRAAMAEAGARAAAHSDTGPVWAAGKSFGGRMASMAVAEGMPAAGLVYLGYPLHPPGKPEKLRDEHLYGLTLPMLFMQGTRDTFATPELLEGVVARIGPTATLHWYEGGDHSFAVAGKKRSAEEIGAAIAAPVAVYLRSHG; this is encoded by the coding sequence ATGCCCGTACCCGAATCCCGCTTAACCATCACCGTCGGCGATGTCCAGGTTTCCGGCATCTATGCCCGGCCGGAGAAGCCGTTCGCAACACTCGTGCTGGCACACGGTGCCGGAGCCGGCATGGAGCATCCCTTCATGGCGGGCTTCACCAACGCGCTGAACGACGACGGCGTCGCCACCTTGCGGTTCAACTTCCCCTACCGCGAGGCCGGACGGAAATTCCCTGACCGGCCGCCGCTTGCCATCGCCACCTGGCGTGCCGCCATGGCGGAGGCCGGAGCCAGGGCCGCGGCGCACTCGGACACGGGCCCGGTGTGGGCGGCCGGCAAGTCGTTCGGCGGCCGGATGGCCTCCATGGCCGTGGCCGAGGGAATGCCGGCGGCCGGGCTGGTGTACCTCGGCTATCCGCTGCATCCGCCGGGCAAGCCGGAGAAACTGCGCGACGAGCACCTCTACGGGCTCACCCTTCCAATGCTGTTCATGCAGGGAACGCGGGACACGTTTGCCACGCCTGAGCTGCTGGAGGGTGTGGTCGCCCGTATAGGGCCAACCGCTACCCTGCACTGGTACGAAGGCGGTGACCACTCGTTTGCGGTCGCTGGCAAAAAGCGGAGTGCGGAGGAGATCGGCGCCGCCATTGCGGCCCCGGTTGCTGTGTATCTGCGCTCACATGGCTAG
- a CDS encoding vWA domain-containing protein → MAEFGAAISPPGVEAASLAAGLVTALRRAGLSTSPDRAVRLAEALRLIPPFAREQLYWTCRVVLVASREQVPVFDTVFAAVFDGRLDPADSRGATKAPPALISGARLRPAPPSGLASAPAAVPKASPPALLPGREHSGEGNGPEREAILAMASTEERLHETSFAELSAEEVVEVRRLVRAIVFATPVRLSRRTRKSSHNNARLDIRSTVRAAQRTGSDATRLIYAHRRPRPRQLVLLCDVSASMEPYTRVFLSLLQGAVAGARAEAFVFSTRLTRLTRQLAVRNPDQALARAAARAPDWAGGTQIAESLRSFIDAHGRRGLARGAVVVVLSDGWAQDDPDLVATQMERLKRLAYRIVWVNPRKADVNYRPLAGGMAAALPYCDAFVSGHNYAALAEVAAAVRDGRRTTQERQGNS, encoded by the coding sequence ATGGCTGAATTCGGCGCCGCCATCAGCCCGCCCGGAGTGGAGGCCGCTTCCCTGGCCGCCGGCCTTGTCACGGCGCTGCGCCGTGCCGGCCTGTCGACTTCCCCGGACCGCGCCGTTCGGCTGGCTGAAGCGCTCCGCCTGATCCCGCCCTTCGCCCGCGAACAGCTTTACTGGACCTGCCGGGTGGTCCTGGTGGCCTCCCGGGAGCAGGTGCCGGTTTTCGACACCGTCTTTGCCGCCGTGTTTGACGGCCGGCTTGACCCTGCCGACAGCCGGGGCGCCACCAAGGCACCCCCGGCACTCATCTCCGGGGCGCGCCTCCGCCCGGCCCCGCCGTCAGGACTGGCGAGTGCGCCGGCGGCCGTCCCCAAGGCTTCGCCGCCCGCTCTGCTTCCCGGCAGGGAACACTCCGGCGAGGGGAACGGTCCTGAGCGCGAGGCCATCCTGGCCATGGCGTCGACGGAGGAAAGACTGCACGAAACGTCCTTCGCTGAGCTCTCCGCCGAGGAGGTGGTCGAGGTACGCCGGCTCGTTCGGGCGATAGTCTTCGCCACGCCGGTACGCCTGAGCCGCAGGACCCGCAAGTCTTCGCATAACAATGCACGGCTGGACATCCGGAGCACCGTCCGTGCAGCCCAGCGCACCGGCTCCGATGCCACAAGGCTCATCTACGCCCATCGCCGGCCCCGTCCGCGGCAGCTGGTCCTGCTGTGCGATGTATCGGCGTCCATGGAGCCCTACACGAGGGTGTTCCTGTCATTACTGCAGGGCGCCGTGGCCGGAGCCCGGGCGGAGGCGTTCGTGTTCTCTACCCGCCTGACGCGGCTGACGCGGCAGCTGGCAGTCCGGAACCCTGATCAGGCGCTGGCCCGGGCCGCCGCGAGGGCGCCGGACTGGGCTGGAGGGACACAGATCGCGGAAAGCCTGCGGAGCTTCATTGATGCGCACGGCCGCCGCGGTTTGGCCAGGGGTGCGGTGGTGGTTGTGCTCTCCGACGGCTGGGCTCAGGATGATCCGGACCTCGTGGCCACGCAAATGGAACGCCTGAAGCGGCTCGCCTACCGGATTGTCTGGGTTAATCCGAGGAAGGCGGACGTGAACTACCGGCCGCTGGCGGGAGGTATGGCGGCGGCGCTCCCCTACTGCGACGCCTTTGTCAGCGGCCACAACTATGCGGCCCTCGCGGAAGTGGCAGCCGCGGTCCGGGACGGGCGCAGGACAACACAAGAGAGGCAGGGCAACAGCTAA
- a CDS encoding nucleotidyltransferase family protein: MTPPAEAQPRHARSPDPLTPGRPTGKPRIAGLVLAAGGSRRLGRPKQLLPYGDGVLLDAVLATARACGFAQLVLAVGGSSEEVLKGVNTAGCDVAVNPDFGTGCGSSIAAALPSLHSDTDVVVLLLGDQPGVMARNVYRLLAGRGQSGIAVCRYDDGIGHPFAFARSALPALAGLHGDKAVWKLLEERASEVAEVTVSGAIPLDINTDEDYERVLNALRGAP; encoded by the coding sequence ATGACGCCTCCCGCTGAAGCCCAGCCGCGCCATGCACGCAGCCCTGACCCGCTGACACCTGGCCGTCCAACCGGAAAGCCCCGGATTGCCGGGCTGGTCCTGGCTGCGGGCGGATCTCGCCGGCTGGGACGCCCCAAGCAGCTCCTTCCCTACGGAGACGGGGTGCTGCTCGACGCCGTACTGGCCACCGCCCGGGCCTGCGGCTTCGCCCAGCTGGTGTTGGCGGTGGGCGGCTCGAGCGAAGAGGTGCTGAAAGGCGTGAACACGGCTGGCTGCGATGTCGCCGTCAACCCGGACTTCGGCACCGGGTGTGGATCGTCGATAGCCGCCGCCCTGCCGTCGCTTCATTCCGACACTGACGTGGTGGTCCTGTTGCTCGGGGACCAGCCGGGGGTCATGGCCCGGAACGTGTACAGGTTGCTGGCGGGACGCGGGCAGTCCGGAATCGCCGTCTGCCGCTACGACGACGGAATCGGCCATCCGTTTGCCTTTGCCCGGTCCGCCCTGCCGGCGCTCGCCGGACTGCACGGCGACAAGGCGGTTTGGAAGTTGCTGGAGGAGCGGGCGTCGGAGGTGGCCGAGGTAACCGTCTCCGGCGCTATTCCCCTGGACATCAACACCGATGAGGACTACGAACGGGTGCTCAACGCACTTCGGGGCGCACCGTGA